One genomic segment of Clavelina lepadiformis chromosome 3, kaClaLepa1.1, whole genome shotgun sequence includes these proteins:
- the LOC143450529 gene encoding 4-galactosyl-N-acetylglucosaminide 3-alpha-L-fucosyltransferase FUT6-like isoform X1 encodes MLERGIMVKVFVLLIVLMISSIYVYYNFLSIDTFIAFTKTHQVLLPWLSKLTSNTKQHDPFNNISTSTTIKTASNQGTSTDVNLIKIQANLSQKLDEVLQNSTQQQYSIIIWEPPFGAKSTNHLDQSKCGACDVSYDKGKVNDSMTKAVVFHFNELRLNKMPQTRRLDQYYVWWSMEGPPALRELRGMKLSEYDNVFNLTMTYRRDSDIYNPYSTAVDVLLNIQSSGSGDPDKDLDQLISKKNAMVIWIVSNCGATKGAQTRMKLVQDLINAGLPVDRRGGCFPKNKPAPRGQQLEIISEFKFYLAFENSYHCLDYITEKLSFNAFGGGAVPVVFGAKKSDYQAVVPPNSCIYVDDFTNLQNLVNYLKYLDKNATAYKEYMKWRTMKPEEMPNYGRSTSLCQLCRVLHGINVDNLFNPFYSERYSSIPLFGHPSTPRVVTSLREWFYGPLSKDCLVNY; translated from the exons ATGTTGGAAAGGGGGATAATGGTCAAGGTATTTGTTCTTCTTATCGTCCTCATGATCTCGTCCATCtatgtttattacaattttCTTTCCATTGATACCTTCATTGCTTTTACGAAAACACATCAAGTTTTGTTGCCCTGGTTGTCCAAATTGACGTCAAACACAAAGCAACATGATCCGTTCAACAACATTTCcacttcaacaacaataaaaactgCATCGAACCAAGGAACAAGCACTGATGTCAATTTAATAAAGATTCAAGCCAATCTCTCACAGAAACTTGatgaagttttgcaaaattctACCCAACAG cAGTATAGCATCATCATTTGGGAACCACCATTCGGAGCTAAATCAACAAATCATCTCGATCAATCCAAATGTGGGGCATGTGACGTTTCATATGATAAAGGAAAA GTGAACGATTCAATGACAAAAGCTGTAGTTTTCCACTTCAATGAATTGCGGTTAAATAAAATGCCACAAACAAG ACGCTTGGACCAGTATTACGTGTGGTGGTCCATGGAAGGTCCCCCGGCACTACGAGAATTGAGAGGAATGAAACTATCAGAATATgacaatgttttcaatcttacTATGACGTACAG GCGAGATTCTGATATATACAACCCCTACTCAACTGCAGTTGACGTTTTGCTAAATATACAATCAAGCGGGTCAGGAGATCCGGATAAAGATCTTGATCAACTGATATCAAAAAAGAACGCAATGGTCATTTGGATAGTTTCAAACTGTGGTGCTACCAAAGGGGCCCAAACCAGGATGAAACTGGTTCAGGATTTGATAAATGCTGGGCTGCCAGTTGATCGACGAGGAGGttgttttccaaaaaacaAACCAGCACCTCGAGGGCAGCAGCTTGAAATTATCAGTGAATTCAAGTTCTACTTGGCCTTTGAAAACAGCTATCACTGTCTTGATTACATCACTGAAAAACTATCTTTTAATGCTTTCGGAGGAGGAGCTGTTCCAGTCGTCTTTGGAGCTAAGAAATCAGATTACCAAGCTGTTGTACCACCAAATTCATGTATTTATGTGGACgattttacaaatttgcaGAATTTAGTAAATTACCTAAAATATTTAGATAAAAATGCGACAGCTTATAAAGAATACATGAAATGGAGAACAATGAAACCCGAAGAAATGCCTAATTATGGTAGAAGCACCAGTTTATGTCAATTATGTCGTGTTTTACACGGAATCAATGTAGACAATTTATTTAATCCGTTCTATTCGGAAAGGTATTCTTCAATACCTTTGTTTGGACATCCATCGACACCACGTGTTGTGACTTCTTTAAGGGAGTGGTTTTACGGACCACTTAGCAAGGATTGTCTTGTGAATTATTAA
- the LOC143450529 gene encoding 4-galactosyl-N-acetylglucosaminide 3-alpha-L-fucosyltransferase FUT6-like isoform X2, with protein sequence MLERGIMVKVFVLLIVLMISSIYVYYNFLSIDTFIAFTKTHQVLLPWLSKLTSNTKQHDPFNNISTSTTIKTASNQGTSTDVNLIKIQANLSQKLDEVLQNSTQQYSIIIWEPPFGAKSTNHLDQSKCGACDVSYDKGKVNDSMTKAVVFHFNELRLNKMPQTRRLDQYYVWWSMEGPPALRELRGMKLSEYDNVFNLTMTYRRDSDIYNPYSTAVDVLLNIQSSGSGDPDKDLDQLISKKNAMVIWIVSNCGATKGAQTRMKLVQDLINAGLPVDRRGGCFPKNKPAPRGQQLEIISEFKFYLAFENSYHCLDYITEKLSFNAFGGGAVPVVFGAKKSDYQAVVPPNSCIYVDDFTNLQNLVNYLKYLDKNATAYKEYMKWRTMKPEEMPNYGRSTSLCQLCRVLHGINVDNLFNPFYSERYSSIPLFGHPSTPRVVTSLREWFYGPLSKDCLVNY encoded by the exons ATGTTGGAAAGGGGGATAATGGTCAAGGTATTTGTTCTTCTTATCGTCCTCATGATCTCGTCCATCtatgtttattacaattttCTTTCCATTGATACCTTCATTGCTTTTACGAAAACACATCAAGTTTTGTTGCCCTGGTTGTCCAAATTGACGTCAAACACAAAGCAACATGATCCGTTCAACAACATTTCcacttcaacaacaataaaaactgCATCGAACCAAGGAACAAGCACTGATGTCAATTTAATAAAGATTCAAGCCAATCTCTCACAGAAACTTGatgaagttttgcaaaattctACCCAACAG TATAGCATCATCATTTGGGAACCACCATTCGGAGCTAAATCAACAAATCATCTCGATCAATCCAAATGTGGGGCATGTGACGTTTCATATGATAAAGGAAAA GTGAACGATTCAATGACAAAAGCTGTAGTTTTCCACTTCAATGAATTGCGGTTAAATAAAATGCCACAAACAAG ACGCTTGGACCAGTATTACGTGTGGTGGTCCATGGAAGGTCCCCCGGCACTACGAGAATTGAGAGGAATGAAACTATCAGAATATgacaatgttttcaatcttacTATGACGTACAG GCGAGATTCTGATATATACAACCCCTACTCAACTGCAGTTGACGTTTTGCTAAATATACAATCAAGCGGGTCAGGAGATCCGGATAAAGATCTTGATCAACTGATATCAAAAAAGAACGCAATGGTCATTTGGATAGTTTCAAACTGTGGTGCTACCAAAGGGGCCCAAACCAGGATGAAACTGGTTCAGGATTTGATAAATGCTGGGCTGCCAGTTGATCGACGAGGAGGttgttttccaaaaaacaAACCAGCACCTCGAGGGCAGCAGCTTGAAATTATCAGTGAATTCAAGTTCTACTTGGCCTTTGAAAACAGCTATCACTGTCTTGATTACATCACTGAAAAACTATCTTTTAATGCTTTCGGAGGAGGAGCTGTTCCAGTCGTCTTTGGAGCTAAGAAATCAGATTACCAAGCTGTTGTACCACCAAATTCATGTATTTATGTGGACgattttacaaatttgcaGAATTTAGTAAATTACCTAAAATATTTAGATAAAAATGCGACAGCTTATAAAGAATACATGAAATGGAGAACAATGAAACCCGAAGAAATGCCTAATTATGGTAGAAGCACCAGTTTATGTCAATTATGTCGTGTTTTACACGGAATCAATGTAGACAATTTATTTAATCCGTTCTATTCGGAAAGGTATTCTTCAATACCTTTGTTTGGACATCCATCGACACCACGTGTTGTGACTTCTTTAAGGGAGTGGTTTTACGGACCACTTAGCAAGGATTGTCTTGTGAATTATTAA